A region from the Canis lupus dingo isolate Sandy chromosome X, ASM325472v2, whole genome shotgun sequence genome encodes:
- the ZFP92 gene encoding zinc finger protein 92 homolog isoform X1 — MAAILLKARPKVLVSFEDVSVYFTKTEWKLLDLRQRILYKRVMLENYGHLESLGFLSSKPHLVSWLEQGEGPWGADMCGTPAAAGIQTDDRIKTRTSISKPKHCLEELPRTDLPAGNNKSQGAGPPGDTPGHRGKAASSPEAGCSGGDRPGDEGQSGCPGEAGEARQGSGRGAGPGPVLGPRCSAAAERRYLCQQCGRSFTRSSNLIKHRVVHSSEKPYACPECGKLFGRSFALLEHRRIHSGEKPYACPECGKTFTRSSNLIKHQVIHSGEKPFACPECGKPFRRRFALLEHRRVHSGERPYACPECGKAFGRSSNLIEHQRTHGGAKPYACGQCLKAFKGVSQLIHHQRVHSGEKPFACKECGKAFRGCSGLSQHQRVHSGEKPYECSECGRTFGRRANLFKHQATHRQERPHGRRDCGRAFPSGFVLLEHRREHRLAPGGEGGPGAQLPGQQRAPEGKEPCAGGQGATGGECGKAFEGRSWPGRPQKTRGAGKPSEKSGGKKALASLALRRAASERHPTARRLQGDPGCAAAPSAV, encoded by the exons ATGGCAGCCATCCTCTTGAAGGCCAGACCCAAG GTGCTGGTATCATTTGAAGACGTGTCTGTGTACTTCACCAAGACAGAATGGAAGCTTCTGGACCTCCGACAAAGGATCCTATACAAGAGAGTGATGCTGGAGAACTATGGCCATTTGGAGTCACTGG GCTTTTTGTCCTCCAAGCCTCACCTGGTCTCCTGGCTGGAACAAGGAGAGGGGCCCTGGGGAGCAGACATGTGTGGAACACCGGCCGCCGCAGGGATACAGACAG ACGACAGGATCAAGACCAGGACATCGATTTCGAAGCCGAAACATTGCTTAGAGGAACTCCCAAGGACCGACCTTCCAGCCGGTAATAACAAGAGCCAGGGAGCCGGGCCACCGGGGGACACACCGGGGCACAGAGGGAAAGCTGCTTCTTCTCCAGAGGCAGGCTGCAGCGGGGGTGACCGCCCCGGGGACGAAGGCCAGAGCGGCTGCCCGGGCGAGGCAGGAGAGGCGAGGCAGGGCAGTggccggggggccgggccggggccggtcCTCGGGCCGCGCTGCTCGGCCGCCGCGGAGAGGCGCTACCTGTGTCAGCAGTGCGGCAGGTCGTTCACGCGCAGCTCCAACCTCATCAAGCACCGGGTGGTGCACAGCAGCGAGAAGCCGTACGCGTGCCCCGAGTGCGGGAAGCTCTTCGGGCGCAGCTTCGCGCTCCTGGAGCATCGGCGCATCCACAGCGGCGAGAAGCCGTACGCGTGCCCCGAGTGCGGGAAGACGTTCACGCGCAGCTCCAACCTCATCAAGCACCAGGTCATCCACAGCGGCGAGAAGCCGTTCGCGTGCCCCGAGTGCGGGAAGCCCTTCCGGCGCCGCTTCGCGCTCCTGGAGCACCGGCGTGTGCACAGCGGTGAGCGGCCGTACGCGTGCCCCGAGTGCGGCAAGGCCTTCGGCCGGAGCTCCAACCTCATCGAGCACCAGCGCACCCACGGCGGGGCCAAGCCCTACGCGTGCGGCCAGTGCCTGAAGGCCTTCAAGGGCGTCTCCCAGCTCATCCACCACCAGCGCGTGCACAGCGGGGAGAAGCCGTTCGCGTGCAAGGAGTGCGGGAAGGCCTTCCGGGGATGCTCGGGGCTCAGTCAGCACCAGCGCGTGCACAGCGGCGAGAAGCCTTATGAGTGCAGCGAGTGCGGCCGGACGTTCGGCCGCCGGGCCAACCTCTTCAAGCACCAGGCCACTCACCGCCAGGAGAGGCCCCACGGGCGCCGAGACTGTGGGCGGGCGTTCCCGAGCGGCTTCGTGCTCCTGGAGCACCGGCGGGAGCACCGGCTGGCGCCCGGCGGCGAGGGTGGCCCCGGCGCCCAGCTGCCCGGACAGCAGCGCGCCCCGGAGGGCAAGGAGCCCTGTGCAGGCGGCCAGGGCGCCACGGGTGGCGAGTGTGGCAAAGCCTTCGAGGGCAGATCGTGGCCGGGCCGTCCTCAGAAGACCCGTGGTGCAGGGAAGCCCTCGGAGAAGAGTGGCGGCAAAAAGGCGCTGGCGTCCTTGGCCCTCCGAAGAGCCGCGTCTGAGCGGCACCCCACGGCTCGGAGACTCCAGGGAGACCCGGGATGTGCGGCCGCCCCCAGCGCGGTGTGA
- the ZFP92 gene encoding zinc finger protein 92 homolog isoform X2: MCGTPAAAGIQTDDRIKTRTSISKPKHCLEELPRTDLPAGNNKSQGAGPPGDTPGHRGKAASSPEAGCSGGDRPGDEGQSGCPGEAGEARQGSGRGAGPGPVLGPRCSAAAERRYLCQQCGRSFTRSSNLIKHRVVHSSEKPYACPECGKLFGRSFALLEHRRIHSGEKPYACPECGKTFTRSSNLIKHQVIHSGEKPFACPECGKPFRRRFALLEHRRVHSGERPYACPECGKAFGRSSNLIEHQRTHGGAKPYACGQCLKAFKGVSQLIHHQRVHSGEKPFACKECGKAFRGCSGLSQHQRVHSGEKPYECSECGRTFGRRANLFKHQATHRQERPHGRRDCGRAFPSGFVLLEHRREHRLAPGGEGGPGAQLPGQQRAPEGKEPCAGGQGATGGECGKAFEGRSWPGRPQKTRGAGKPSEKSGGKKALASLALRRAASERHPTARRLQGDPGCAAAPSAV; this comes from the exons ATGTGTGGAACACCGGCCGCCGCAGGGATACAGACAG ACGACAGGATCAAGACCAGGACATCGATTTCGAAGCCGAAACATTGCTTAGAGGAACTCCCAAGGACCGACCTTCCAGCCGGTAATAACAAGAGCCAGGGAGCCGGGCCACCGGGGGACACACCGGGGCACAGAGGGAAAGCTGCTTCTTCTCCAGAGGCAGGCTGCAGCGGGGGTGACCGCCCCGGGGACGAAGGCCAGAGCGGCTGCCCGGGCGAGGCAGGAGAGGCGAGGCAGGGCAGTggccggggggccgggccggggccggtcCTCGGGCCGCGCTGCTCGGCCGCCGCGGAGAGGCGCTACCTGTGTCAGCAGTGCGGCAGGTCGTTCACGCGCAGCTCCAACCTCATCAAGCACCGGGTGGTGCACAGCAGCGAGAAGCCGTACGCGTGCCCCGAGTGCGGGAAGCTCTTCGGGCGCAGCTTCGCGCTCCTGGAGCATCGGCGCATCCACAGCGGCGAGAAGCCGTACGCGTGCCCCGAGTGCGGGAAGACGTTCACGCGCAGCTCCAACCTCATCAAGCACCAGGTCATCCACAGCGGCGAGAAGCCGTTCGCGTGCCCCGAGTGCGGGAAGCCCTTCCGGCGCCGCTTCGCGCTCCTGGAGCACCGGCGTGTGCACAGCGGTGAGCGGCCGTACGCGTGCCCCGAGTGCGGCAAGGCCTTCGGCCGGAGCTCCAACCTCATCGAGCACCAGCGCACCCACGGCGGGGCCAAGCCCTACGCGTGCGGCCAGTGCCTGAAGGCCTTCAAGGGCGTCTCCCAGCTCATCCACCACCAGCGCGTGCACAGCGGGGAGAAGCCGTTCGCGTGCAAGGAGTGCGGGAAGGCCTTCCGGGGATGCTCGGGGCTCAGTCAGCACCAGCGCGTGCACAGCGGCGAGAAGCCTTATGAGTGCAGCGAGTGCGGCCGGACGTTCGGCCGCCGGGCCAACCTCTTCAAGCACCAGGCCACTCACCGCCAGGAGAGGCCCCACGGGCGCCGAGACTGTGGGCGGGCGTTCCCGAGCGGCTTCGTGCTCCTGGAGCACCGGCGGGAGCACCGGCTGGCGCCCGGCGGCGAGGGTGGCCCCGGCGCCCAGCTGCCCGGACAGCAGCGCGCCCCGGAGGGCAAGGAGCCCTGTGCAGGCGGCCAGGGCGCCACGGGTGGCGAGTGTGGCAAAGCCTTCGAGGGCAGATCGTGGCCGGGCCGTCCTCAGAAGACCCGTGGTGCAGGGAAGCCCTCGGAGAAGAGTGGCGGCAAAAAGGCGCTGGCGTCCTTGGCCCTCCGAAGAGCCGCGTCTGAGCGGCACCCCACGGCTCGGAGACTCCAGGGAGACCCGGGATGTGCGGCCGCCCCCAGCGCGGTGTGA